In bacterium, the DNA window ATTTTTACCGGGAATATAAGGGTAGAAATGCAGGGGAAGGTGTTTAATCGGGTAGAGTATGGGGTATAAACAATTGATGAGGCGAGCTTATACACCTCATCAATTGTTCACATTGGTGTAGAAAAGGTCTTAACCAAGTACTTTTTTAAGCCGGTCGGCAATCATCGGTTTTGGCACAGCGCCGACGATTTGGTCAACAGGCAGACCGTCTTTGAAGAAAAGCAGCATGGGGATGCTTTGAACTCCATATTGCATTGCTAACTGAGGTTCGGAATCGACATCGACCTTGACAACTTTAACCTGGCCGGCAAACTCCTGAGCTATTGCATCAACTGAAGGAGCAACAGCTTTACAGGGGCCGCACCAGATGGCCCAAAAGTCAACAAGTAC includes these proteins:
- the trxA gene encoding thioredoxin, whose product is MSTAIPVTTGDFEKEVLQSPIPVLVDFWAIWCGPCKAVAPSVDAIAQEFAGQVKVVKVDVDSEPQLAMQYGVQSIPMLLFFKDGLPVDQIVGAVPKPMIADRLKKVLG